A region from the Pseudomonas sp. P8_229 genome encodes:
- a CDS encoding DUF2269 family protein encodes MTPFSLVYPLHVLSALVWVGGMFFAWMVLRPAAVKALDGPARLTLWVEVFQGFFRWVWVAVILLPISGVGMLHLQQIGFETAPKYVQVMIGLYVVMTALFIRIQGLMLPELRKAVEAKDWPAGAAVLGRIRRVVGINLIVGLVLVAIAAARPMF; translated from the coding sequence ATGACACCTTTTAGCCTCGTTTATCCGCTGCATGTCCTGTCCGCCCTGGTCTGGGTCGGCGGCATGTTTTTCGCCTGGATGGTCCTGCGTCCGGCGGCGGTGAAGGCTCTCGACGGCCCCGCTCGCCTGACCTTGTGGGTGGAAGTGTTTCAAGGTTTTTTCCGCTGGGTCTGGGTTGCGGTGATCCTGTTGCCGATCAGCGGCGTCGGCATGCTGCACTTGCAGCAGATCGGTTTCGAGACCGCGCCGAAGTATGTGCAGGTGATGATCGGGCTGTACGTGGTGATGACGGCGCTGTTTATCCGCATTCAGGGCTTGATGCTGCCGGAGTTGCGCAAGGCCGTTGAAGCCAAGGACTGGCCCGCGGGTGCGGCGGTGCTGGGGCGGATTCGCCGGGTGGTGGGGATCAATCTGATTGTCGGGTTGGTGCTGGTGGCGATTGCAGCGGCGCGACCGATGTTCTGA
- the dinG gene encoding ATP-dependent DNA helicase DinG, which produces MISTELKTTIQGAYSRFLEAKSLKPRYGQRLMIAEIAKVLGDIDTDDEGRRSGDPAIVAVEAGTGTGKTVAYSLAAIPTAKLAGKRLVIATATVALQEQIVYKDLPDLMRNSGLNFSFALAKGRGRYMCLSKLDMLLQEGHAQTATAQLFEEEGFKIEVDEASQKLFTSMIEKLAGNKWDGDRDSWPNALEDADWARLTTDHSQCTNRHCPNFGQCAFYKAREGMGKVDVIVTNHDMVLADLALGGGAVLPDPRDTIYVFDEGHHLPDKAIGHFAHYTRLRSTADWLETTAKNLTKLLAQHPLPGDLGKLIEQVPELAREIKTQQQFMFTACEQVADFKPGEDVEGRERPRHRFVAGVIPEHMREMGIELKKGFARLNDLFTRLTDLLKEGMDGEVNIGIASNQAEEWYPLFGSLLSRASGNWELWTAFTAEDPEDSPPMARWLTLAESGSLFDIEVNASPILAAETLRRSLWNVAYGCLVTSATLTALGTFDRFRMRAGLPKKAVTAVVPSPFHHADAGVLRVPDLKADPRDAAAHTAAIIRELPDLVEGSRGTLVLFSSRKQMQDVFDGLDRDWRKQVFIQGNLSKQETLNKHKARVDGGDSSVLFGLASFAEGVDLPGAYCEHVVIAKIPFSVPDDPVEAALSEWIEARGGNPFMEISVPDASLKLVQACGRLLRTEEDRGTITLLDRRLVTQRYGKAILNALPPFRREIS; this is translated from the coding sequence ATGATCAGCACTGAACTCAAAACCACGATCCAGGGCGCCTACTCGCGTTTTCTTGAAGCCAAGAGCCTCAAACCGCGTTACGGCCAGCGCCTGATGATCGCTGAAATCGCCAAAGTCCTCGGTGACATCGACACCGATGACGAAGGCCGGCGCAGTGGCGATCCGGCGATTGTCGCGGTGGAAGCCGGCACCGGTACCGGCAAGACCGTGGCCTACAGCCTGGCGGCGATTCCGACGGCGAAGCTGGCCGGCAAGCGCCTGGTGATCGCCACCGCGACCGTGGCCCTGCAAGAGCAGATCGTCTACAAGGATTTGCCCGACCTGATGCGCAACAGCGGGCTGAATTTCAGCTTCGCCCTGGCCAAGGGCCGTGGCCGCTACATGTGCCTGTCCAAGCTCGACATGCTCTTGCAGGAAGGCCACGCGCAAACCGCCACTGCGCAGCTTTTCGAAGAAGAAGGCTTCAAGATCGAGGTCGACGAGGCCAGTCAGAAGCTGTTCACCAGCATGATCGAAAAGCTTGCCGGCAATAAATGGGACGGCGACCGCGACAGCTGGCCGAATGCGTTGGAAGACGCCGACTGGGCACGCCTGACCACCGATCACAGCCAGTGCACCAACCGGCATTGTCCGAACTTCGGCCAATGCGCCTTCTACAAGGCGCGCGAAGGCATGGGCAAGGTCGACGTGATCGTCACCAACCACGACATGGTGCTGGCTGACCTGGCCCTGGGCGGCGGCGCGGTGCTGCCGGATCCGCGCGACACCATTTACGTGTTCGACGAAGGCCATCACCTGCCGGACAAGGCCATCGGCCACTTCGCTCATTACACGCGCCTGCGTTCCACCGCCGACTGGCTGGAAACCACCGCCAAGAACCTCACCAAACTCCTGGCCCAGCATCCCTTGCCGGGGGATCTCGGCAAACTGATCGAGCAAGTGCCGGAGCTGGCGCGAGAGATCAAGACCCAGCAGCAGTTCATGTTCACGGCCTGTGAACAGGTCGCCGATTTCAAACCCGGGGAAGACGTTGAGGGCCGTGAGCGGCCACGTCATCGTTTCGTCGCCGGCGTGATTCCCGAGCACATGCGCGAAATGGGCATCGAGCTGAAGAAGGGTTTTGCCCGTCTCAACGATCTGTTCACGCGCCTGACCGACCTGCTCAAGGAAGGCATGGACGGCGAGGTCAACATCGGCATCGCCAGCAATCAGGCCGAAGAGTGGTATCCGTTGTTCGGCAGCCTGTTGTCCCGGGCTTCTGGCAACTGGGAACTGTGGACCGCATTCACCGCTGAGGACCCGGAAGACAGCCCACCGATGGCCCGCTGGCTGACCCTGGCCGAAAGCGGTTCGCTGTTCGACATCGAGGTCAACGCCAGCCCGATTCTTGCCGCCGAGACCTTGCGTCGCAGCCTGTGGAACGTGGCCTACGGCTGCCTGGTGACGTCGGCGACGCTGACTGCGCTGGGCACCTTCGACCGTTTCCGCATGCGCGCCGGCTTGCCGAAAAAAGCCGTTACTGCCGTGGTGCCGAGCCCGTTCCATCACGCCGACGCCGGCGTGTTGCGGGTCCCGGATCTGAAGGCTGACCCGCGCGATGCCGCTGCTCACACGGCAGCGATCATTCGTGAGTTGCCCGATCTGGTCGAGGGTTCGCGCGGCACGCTGGTGCTGTTCTCTTCGCGCAAACAGATGCAGGACGTGTTCGACGGTCTCGACCGCGACTGGCGCAAGCAAGTGTTCATTCAAGGCAACCTGTCGAAACAGGAAACCCTGAACAAGCACAAGGCGCGGGTCGATGGCGGTGATTCCAGCGTGCTGTTCGGCCTCGCCAGTTTCGCCGAGGGGGTGGACTTGCCGGGGGCTTACTGCGAACACGTGGTGATCGCCAAGATCCCGTTCTCGGTACCGGACGATCCGGTCGAGGCTGCGCTGTCGGAGTGGATCGAGGCCCGCGGCGGCAATCCGTTCATGGAAATCTCGGTACCCGACGCTTCGCTGAAACTGGTCCAGGCCTGCGGCCGTCTGCTGCGTACCGAAGAAGACCGCGGCACCATCACCTTGCTCGATCGGCGGCTGGTCACCCAGCGCTACGGCAAGGCGATCCTCAATGCGTTGCCGCCATTCCGTCGTGAAATATCCTGA